A stretch of Brachyhypopomus gauderio isolate BG-103 chromosome 3, BGAUD_0.2, whole genome shotgun sequence DNA encodes these proteins:
- the LOC143510974 gene encoding uncharacterized protein LOC143510974 isoform X2 gives MTTPKAGEVKRGIGVIWENLQCPICLDLMTTPVSTKCDHQFCKFCIIKLLDRSKKKEASCPVCKTKVTKRSLQESPGFQRLVEGLQNLIQSYEFDTCTNYFTGMPQKTPEDSVETESRDQQFPGESPSPEVGGTEKARSPSSAAAKDAFARLMGLEDSCTANPEQDCSDSGLGYAPQISEKKQSEPENFLSGREGRPSSSSVDRNGDPNDAPSTSVKRSGLRSQSRVGLESDRIVDKRQKKSMEKVSEWLLKISPSSCIQTMHNSTVLSISSDSDCEKDSMCSSAPTEVIVKGNDKMRASLSRDPLVQEKQVFGAVYKREHKLAKTRVGRVSSPERAITTAPCLLNVAAEDNMRYMSKKKKKPSGKLTPADFIKKSSDDKGGNVDEQGEIEEPMEFAVRNADEAKKQEKVAESTRNVSLKCPDEKEKLIERSTDEECIGTIEMMENSPEFDVPVNRPERQSKVKMKDAWQDSDLKLKENKSANKKGQKRRLTRSSCGSAKDNELEESKNAKHTKALALVSAGNETLDFVQKLTSRPKLTEAEVTIESYPSSAEPRSPDSRKIRRSLRLQAFTAEVQVTRERRRAMQSLPKPADKPQSEPLCSANPPEVNDPITSANEGKAIPVDCQGRTADERPVKKNGCVYNSKFEITEVTEVQPSEGAAPLKSVTGEVEPQVSIVPDTMDSDGQNSPGSATVVRSPGPLAAGLLYSFSPEEHQEPPSAAASAPVLVGAVTATAITPAGENNIEEQGDTNDSELDTEQLLKTFKATKRKSFCLWSPRASYSKGQEGTLGKTVEDSELLQGPIPVCQSNGHNSSPANISHYDPFQPSNKGELSPSQKSSSPGNAGVASVTQRQATSSALALGSEEHVLLKNSEVSMSPALTPNKVAKPSQESRCPVNCEMVYSYQLFSASVAEEQREICTGKSTRKDQSPTSGPCLSRTPHMSKESQMDNLPLGSMPNSGVQSNLLESSVTPDGLIPGVAEHLVHQVIESAAPCSSEEKDVDALSQPLVRRKRKAQQLNSSDSELSAEDDYLPSLAQIFRSHQEPLPSTKRPQQKSDLPNQDGDQLKEHRPKAGLDHVGHLRCPLSEAEPGYLLGHVSPPHKQDTPENVVTNILSAGQDGSILPRTCRDEGVTSSQGSVDLFGTPDESEAVDCRFGNAGLSMDSSQYSSEVINTQQREEMQRDLCRLKRMMALVSEALDQKESDSRARPCSDASDQNSGAVPGADFSKATPHVAGTRPDRVSGPAPRPACLPEMPHVPQTWPPLSRAQSGDPVRSLATVQG, from the exons ATGACCACACCAAAGGCTGGAGAAGTCAAAAGGGGCATAGGTGTGATCTGGGAGAACTTGCAGTGTCCAATATG TTTGGATTTGATGACCACACCAGTGTCAACCAAGTGTGACCACCAGTTTTGCAA ATTCTGCATTATAAAGCTGCTGGACaggagtaaaaaaaaagaagccaGCTGCCCTGTGTGCAAGACAAAGGTCACCAAAAG GAGCCTGCAGGAAAGTCCAGGATTCCAGAGGCTGGTAGAAGGATTACAGAATTTAATCCAGTCTTATGAATTTGACACATGCACAAACT ATTTTACAGGAATGCCACAGAAAACACCAGAAGACAG TGTTGAAACAGAGTCGCGTGATCAGCAGTTTCCTGGAGAGAGTCCGTCCCCAGAGGTTGGCGGGACGGAGAAAGCACGGTCTCCTTCCTCAGCAGCAG CTAAGGATGCCTTTGCCAGACTGATGGGTCTTGAAGATTCGTGTACTGCTAATCCTGAGCAGGACTGCTCTGATAGTGGGCTGGGTTATGCACCTCAAATATCTGAGAAGAAACAAAGTGAACCTGAAAACTTCCTGTCAGGAAGAGAAGGCAGACCAAGTAGCTCATCTGTAGATCGTAATGGGGATCCAAACGATGCACCCAGCACATCCGTGAAACGATCAGGCCTCAGATCCCAATCAAGGGTTGGCCTGGAATCAGACAGGATTGTGGACAAAAGACAGAAGAAGAGTATGGAAAAGGTTTCTGAGTGGCTGCTGAAAATCTCTCCCTCTTCATGCATACAAACCATGCACAATAGCACAGTTCTTTCCATTTCTTCTGACAGTGACTGTGAGAAAGACAGCATGTGTTCATCAGCCCCTACCGAGGTCATTGTGAAAGGTAACGATAAGATGAGAGCAAGTCTGTCCAGGGATCCACTTGTACAGGAGAAGCAGGTGTTTGGTGCAGTGTACAAGCGTGAACACAAACTTGCCAAGACCAGAGTTGGCAGAGTTTCCTCTCCTGAGAGAGCGATTACGACTGCCCCTTGTCTTCTTAATGTAGCAGCAGAGGATAACATGAGGTACATGTctaaaaagaagaagaagccaAGTGGTAAATTGACTCCAGCTGATTTTATAAAGAAAAGTTCTGATGATAAAGGGGGAAATGTTGATGAACAGGGAGAAATTGAGGAACCCATGGAATTTGCAGTACGTAACGCTGACGAAGCAAAGAAACAAGAAAAAGTTGCGGAATCTACCAGGAATGTGTCACTGAAATGTCCAGACGAGAAGGAGAAGCTGATTGAGAGAAGCACAGATGAGGAATGCATTGGTACGATTGAAATGATGGAAAATAGTCCTGAGTTTGACGTTCCAGTTAACAGACCTGAAAGACAGTCAAAGGTGAAGATGAAAGATGCCTGGCAAGACTCTGACTTGAAGCTGAAAGAGAACAAAAGTGCTAACAAAAAAGGTCAGAAGAGACGGCTCACTAGGAGCAGCTGTGGGAGTGCAAAAGATAATGAACTGGAGGAAAGCAAGAATGCAAAGCACACTAAGGCCCTTGCCCTTGTCAGTGCTGGAAACGAGACTCTTGATTTTGTCCAGAAGTTGACAAGTAGACCAAAGTTAACCGAGGCAGAGGTTACTATTGAAAGTTATCCTAGCAGTGCAGAACCACGCTCTCCTGATTCTAGGAAAATCAGACGAAGTTTAAGGCTTCAGGCATTCACTGCTGAAGTGCAGGTCACTCGGGAAAGGAGGCGGGCTATGCAGTCTCTCCCCAAACCTGCTGACAAACCTCAAAGTGAGCCATTATGTTCTGCCAACCCACCTGAAGTGAATGATCCAATCACAAGTGCAAATGAAGGAAAAGCAATTCCTGTAGATTGTCAGGGTAGGACAGCTGATGAGCGGCCTGTAAAGAAAAACGGATGTGTTTACAACAGCAAATTTGAAATAACTGAGGTTACTGAGGTTCAGCCAAGTGAGGGTGCTGCTCCTTTGAAATCTGTAACTGGGGAAGTCGAGCCTCAAGTTTCTATTGTTCCGGACACTATGGATTCCGATGGACAAAACTCTCCAGGTTCTGCCACGGTTGTCAGATCGCCAGGTCCTTTAGCAGCTGGTTTGCTATATTCATTttcaccagaggaacatcaggaACCTCCATCTGCAGCAGCTTCTGCTCCAGTGCTTGTAGGGGCAGTAACAGCTACTGCCATCACGCCTGCAGGGGAGAACAACATAGAAGAGCAGGGAGATACTAACGATAGTGAACTTGACACAGAGCAACTCTTGAAAACCTTCAAAGCTACAAAGAGGAAATCATTTTGCCTTTGGAGTCCTAGGGCTTCCTACTCTAAAGGCCAGGAGGGAACTCTGGGTAAGACTGTAGAGGACAGCGAGCTTCTTCAGGGGCCGATCCCAGTCTGTCAGAGCAATGGCCATAATTCCAGTCCTGCAAATATTTCCCATTATGACCCGTTTCAACCTTCAAACAAGGGTGAGCTTTCCCCCTCTCAGAAATCATCCAGTCCTGGAAATGCAGGTGTTGCGAGTGTCACACAACGTCAGGCAACATCATCTGCTCTTGCCTTAGGTAGTGAAGAACATGTTCTTCTGAAGAACTCTGAAGTTAGCATGAGCCCTGCCCTGACTCCCAATAAGGTTGCAAAGCCTTCTCAAGAATCCAGGTGTCCTGTGAACTGTGAAATGGTGTATTCTTACCAGCTTTTCTCTGCCAGTGTTGCTGAGGAGCAGCGAGAGATCTGTACTGGTAAGAGCACCAGAAAGGATCAGTCCCCAACATCAGGACCATGTCTATCAAGGACACCTCACATGTCCAAAGAAAGCCAAATGGATAATTTGCCATTAGGGAGTATGCCAAACTCTGGAGTTCAGAGTAACCTCTTGGAATCTTCAGTTACCCCAGATGGGCTCATACCGGGTGTTGCTGAGCATCTGGTGCATCAGGTCATAGAATCTGCAGCCCCCTGCAGCTCGGAGGAGAAGGATGTGGACGCTCTGTCTCAGCCTTTGGTGCGCAGGAAGAGGAAGGCCCAGCAGCTGAACTCCTCAGACTCTGAGCTCAGTGCTGAGGACGATTACCTCCCATCACTGGCCCAGATATTCAGGTCTCACCAAGAACCCCTTCCATCTACCAAAAGGCCACAGCAAAAGTCAGATCTTCCAAACCAAGACGGGGACCAGCTCAAAGAACACAGACCAAAGGCAGGATTAGACCATGTTGGTCATCTTCGTTGTCCCCTTAGTGAAGCAGAGCCTGGATATCTGTTGGGTCATGTTAGCCCTCCTCACAAGCAGGACACGCCAGAGAATGTGGTCACTAACATTTTATCAGCTGGGCAAGATGGCAGCATCCTTCCCCGTACCTGCAGAGATGAAGGCGTTACTTCAAGCCAAGGATCTGTGGATCTTTTCGGGACACCAGATGAAT CTGAAGCAGTTGATTGTCGCTTTGGCAATGCAGGACTTTCCATGGATTCATCTCAGTACTCAAGTGAAGTTATTAACACACAG cagagagaggagatgcAGCGGGACCTGTGCAGGTTGAAGAGGATGATGGCCCTGGTTTCTGAGGCTCTTGACCAGAAGGAGTCGGACTCCAGAGCCAGACCCTGCTCTGATGCTTCTGACCAGAACTCGGGTGCTGTACCAG GCGCTGACTTCAGCAAAGCCACACCACATGTGGCTGGAACACGACCAGACAG